One window from the genome of Amycolatopsis sp. NBC_01480 encodes:
- a CDS encoding pyridoxamine 5'-phosphate oxidase family protein, protein MTVTEREKFLAEPHVGVLAVARDGRPPLAVPIWYYYEPGGELLLWTDRDSAKGRAIQAAGELSLSVQQETRPYKYVTVSGPVVAASEAPTDAEAFRIAARYSPDDEACAFVDGRLNEGSVLIRVRPEKWLSSDHSKA, encoded by the coding sequence ATGACCGTGACCGAACGCGAGAAGTTCCTGGCCGAGCCGCATGTGGGGGTGCTCGCCGTGGCGCGCGACGGACGGCCGCCGCTGGCCGTGCCGATCTGGTACTACTACGAGCCGGGCGGCGAGCTTCTGCTGTGGACCGATCGGGACTCGGCGAAGGGACGGGCGATTCAGGCCGCCGGGGAGCTGAGCCTTTCGGTACAGCAGGAGACCCGGCCGTACAAGTACGTGACGGTCTCCGGGCCGGTGGTGGCAGCCTCGGAGGCGCCCACCGACGCCGAGGCGTTCCGGATCGCCGCCCGTTACTCGCCGGACGACGAAGCGTGCGCGTTCGTGGACGGCAGGCTCAACGAGGGCTCGGTGCTGATCCGCGTGCGGCCGGAGAAGTGGCTCTCCTCCGATCACAGCAAAGCCTGA
- the purQ gene encoding phosphoribosylformylglycinamidine synthase subunit PurQ — MSARIGVITFPGTLDDGDAARAVRYADAEAVPLWHADDDLHGVDGVVVPGGFSYGDYLRAGVIARFAPVMTSVIEAARKGMPVLGICNGFQILCEAGLLPGAMIRNVGLHFVCRDQWLRVENNETAWTTRYEQGAEILIPLKNNDGCYMAEQSTLDELEAEGRVVFRYVGGNPNGSRNDIAGIRSESGRVVGLMPHPEHAIDALTGPSDDGLGMFYSAVDALAKI; from the coding sequence GTGAGCGCCCGAATCGGCGTCATCACCTTCCCCGGCACCCTGGACGACGGCGACGCCGCGCGCGCGGTCCGTTACGCTGACGCCGAGGCCGTGCCCCTGTGGCACGCCGACGACGACCTGCACGGCGTCGACGGCGTGGTCGTCCCCGGCGGCTTCTCCTACGGCGACTACCTGCGCGCCGGCGTGATCGCGCGCTTCGCGCCGGTGATGACGTCGGTGATCGAGGCGGCCCGCAAGGGCATGCCCGTGCTCGGCATCTGCAACGGCTTCCAGATCCTCTGCGAGGCCGGCCTGCTGCCCGGCGCGATGATCCGCAACGTCGGCCTGCACTTCGTCTGCCGCGACCAGTGGCTCCGCGTCGAGAACAACGAGACGGCCTGGACCACGCGGTACGAGCAGGGTGCGGAGATCCTCATCCCGCTGAAGAACAACGACGGCTGCTACATGGCCGAGCAGTCCACTTTGGACGAGCTGGAGGCCGAGGGGCGCGTGGTGTTCCGCTACGTCGGCGGCAACCCCAACGGCTCCCGCAACGACATCGCGGGCATCCGCAGCGAGAGCGGCCGCGTCGTCGGCCTCATGCCGCACCCCGAGCACGCGATCGACGCGCTGACCGGCCCTTCGGACGACGGTCTCGGCATGTTCTACAGCGCGGTGGACGCACTCGCGAAGATCTGA
- the purS gene encoding phosphoribosylformylglycinamidine synthase subunit PurS: MARVVVDVMPKPEILDPQGQAVARALPRLGFSGVAEVRQGKHFELEVDDSVDDETLAKIAEGFLANPVIEQWTIRRVDA, encoded by the coding sequence GTGGCCCGAGTCGTCGTCGACGTCATGCCGAAACCCGAGATCCTCGACCCGCAGGGCCAGGCGGTGGCCCGCGCGCTGCCGCGGCTGGGCTTCAGCGGGGTCGCGGAAGTGCGCCAGGGCAAGCACTTCGAGCTCGAGGTCGACGATTCCGTCGACGACGAGACGCTCGCCAAGATCGCCGAGGGCTTCCTCGCCAACCCCGTGATCGAGCAGTGGACGATCCGGCGGGTGGACGCGTGA
- a CDS encoding GMC family oxidoreductase, which translates to MAGQESFDYVIVGAGSAGCVLAARLSEDPSAQVLLLEAGGEDTADEIHIPAAFPSLFKTRWDWNYETVEQKHTGKPAYWPRGKMLGGSSSINAMIYIRGNRADYDGWRDAHGATGWGWDDVLPYFKRAEGNQRFDGPLHGTDGPLNVEDRRFTHELSSAWVDSAVDWGLKRNEDFNGETQEGAGVYQVTCKRGRRWSTADAYLRPAMSRPNLTVRTHAQTTRVVFEGTRAVGVSYMDKGVEVTARASAEVLLSGGAVNSPQLLMLSGVGPAEHLRELGIDVVAGLSGVGDNLHDHPAAGIIWSTKGTTDLVSAATPAGLVRYQLTRRGPLASNIGEAGAFFSTRDGLPGPDMQVHVAPTLFYDNGMREPTMPGFTSAATLVDVASRGRLRLKSANPMWKPEIDPAYYSEPIDLDIMKSALRSLIEIGRSGPLARFLDKPFLPATHELSDDALTDHIRENTQTLYHPVGTCSIGSVVDPDLRVRGVEGLRVVDASVMPVVPRGNTNAPTIMIAEKAADLIRSA; encoded by the coding sequence GTGGCCGGTCAGGAGTCCTTCGACTACGTCATCGTCGGAGCGGGCAGCGCGGGGTGCGTGCTGGCCGCGCGGCTGAGCGAGGACCCGTCGGCGCAGGTGCTGCTGCTCGAGGCCGGCGGCGAGGACACCGCCGACGAGATCCACATCCCGGCTGCGTTCCCGTCGCTGTTCAAGACCCGCTGGGACTGGAACTACGAGACCGTCGAGCAGAAGCACACCGGCAAGCCCGCCTACTGGCCGCGCGGCAAGATGCTCGGCGGCAGCTCGTCCATCAACGCGATGATCTACATCCGCGGCAACCGCGCCGACTACGACGGCTGGCGCGATGCCCACGGCGCCACCGGCTGGGGCTGGGACGACGTGCTGCCGTACTTCAAGCGCGCCGAGGGCAACCAGCGCTTCGACGGCCCCCTGCACGGCACCGACGGCCCGCTGAACGTCGAGGACCGCCGCTTCACCCACGAGCTGTCGAGCGCCTGGGTCGACAGCGCGGTGGACTGGGGGCTCAAGCGCAACGAGGACTTCAACGGCGAGACGCAGGAGGGCGCGGGCGTTTACCAGGTCACGTGCAAGCGCGGCCGCCGCTGGTCCACCGCCGACGCCTACCTGCGTCCCGCCATGTCGCGGCCGAACCTCACCGTGCGCACCCACGCGCAGACGACGCGTGTGGTCTTCGAGGGCACCCGCGCGGTCGGTGTGTCCTATATGGACAAAGGAGTCGAGGTGACGGCGCGCGCCTCGGCCGAGGTGCTGCTGTCCGGCGGCGCGGTGAACTCGCCGCAGCTGCTGATGCTGTCCGGCGTCGGACCGGCCGAGCACCTGCGTGAGCTGGGGATCGACGTGGTGGCCGGGCTCAGCGGCGTCGGCGACAACCTGCACGACCACCCGGCCGCCGGGATCATCTGGTCCACCAAGGGCACCACGGACCTGGTCAGCGCGGCCACCCCGGCCGGGCTCGTGCGTTACCAATTGACGCGGCGCGGCCCGCTCGCGTCGAACATCGGCGAGGCCGGCGCGTTCTTCTCCACCCGCGACGGCCTGCCCGGCCCGGACATGCAGGTGCACGTCGCCCCGACGCTGTTCTACGACAACGGCATGCGCGAGCCCACGATGCCCGGCTTCACCTCCGCGGCCACCCTGGTCGACGTCGCCAGCCGCGGCCGGCTCCGGCTGAAGTCCGCGAACCCGATGTGGAAGCCGGAAATCGACCCGGCGTACTACTCGGAGCCGATCGACCTGGACATCATGAAGTCCGCCCTGCGCTCGCTGATCGAGATCGGCCGCTCGGGCCCGCTCGCGCGGTTCCTGGACAAGCCCTTCCTGCCGGCCACGCACGAGCTGTCGGACGACGCGCTGACCGACCACATCCGCGAGAACACCCAGACGCTGTACCACCCGGTCGGCACCTGCTCGATCGGCTCGGTGGTCGACCCGGACCTGCGCGTGCGGGGCGTGGAAGGCCTGCGCGTCGTCGACGCTTCGGTGATGCCG